The genomic segment TCAATCTGATTAATGAACAACCGGAAACAGTCCTGCTGCCCCAGTTTAAGGGCGCCTCTTTGTTTGCGCCGATGCTGGGGGTCAAATCGGTATCGGCTTTCCCTCCTGGTGTGAAGGCGCGGGTAAATTTTGTCGGCTTATTCGATACGGTGGGTAGTTTTTACCTACCTGGAGACAACGCCAACCTGGACTTTAACCTGAACCTTTCGCCCAGCAGTGCCGAACGGGTGGTGCACCTTACGGCCCATCATGAGATCCGCAAGAATTTCCCATTGAGCAGTATTATGGATGGCAACGGTAGTGGGCCATCACACTTTACGGAAATAGCCGTACCGGGTGCCCATTCCGATGTCGGCGGCGGTTATGAAAATCCGGACAAGGGCTTCGAGAATATTGAGAAGATTGTTCTGGGTATCCACTCGGGTCTTGCGGACGGAGGCCATACTCAGCGCACAGCGATTCCACAGCTTGAAGCACAGTACGCGCGCCCAGGCCGGACTGTGGTGGCGGTGCCCCAGCCAAATGGAGACATCCACGTGCAGGAGCGAAGGCGTACACGTAAGGAGCTGGCGATATACAACCTACACCGGATGCATGGATTAGCTGTGCAAGCGGAGGTTCCATTGGGTGGACTGGATCTGACTGATATCGATCATGCACTACCTTCCGCCCTCCAGTCAGCAATCGCGTCTTGGCAGTCGGCAGGAGGCTCGCTGGAAACATCCAGGGATTACCTGCATGGGTTTATCCATACTTCCCATAGTATCTACAAATTTGGGTTAGCCCGGATTTCTCATAGGTCCCCGGCAAGTCTCGCAGACTGTGCAGGTTACCGCCATTACCGCTCATTTGCGGCCGAGATTGACTAATAACCGATCAATTTCTGTTGTCCGGACACACGACCCCCTTTCCCCCATTGCATCGGGCCGGGGGAGCCCGGGCTTCTATCCCGGAACCAGTTGACGTACCAGGTCAGAGAGTTCGTCTTTGTAAGGATAGGCATCGCTCATCAACACCCGTATGCGCCGAGTGTTGCGAATGATGACCGCGCCCACCTTGATCAGTTTCAGCCGCAGGTTACTGGCGCTCATTCTCTCGAAGGGCGTCTTCTTCAAGTGGGCCCGTAATCGCTCGAACAACGTGTAGGCAAAGCCCGATAGGAGCAACCGCCACTGATTGGTCCACCACCGCGTGCTGGAGGTGCGATCTGCGAACAGACACAACTGCTGATCCTTGATCCGGTTTTCCATATCGCCACGGGCGCAGTACTGCTCGTAGTAGAGCTTGAGGCCGTCGTCATAGCGGGAACTGATCACGAAGCGAGGGTTCGAGCCAAACTCACCTTCTTCCAGGCGAGCCACCACCCAGCGAGGGTATTTCCAGGTGTGGGCCTGGTACTGGAACCGGTAGGTGGCAGAGACTTTTTCTCCCAACTCCCCGTGAGCCCTGCGAACCAGCATCGAGGGCACGTCCACCTCCTTGAGCAGCCGGCTGTTTTTGCTGATGCCCACAAGGTAATCCACGTTATTCCGGTCGCACCAGCTCAGCAATCGGGGGCGATAGAAGCCGCTGTCACCCCGGAACACGATGCGGGTATCCGGCCAGTACTGCCGGATGAACTTCACCAGCAGGGCCAGAATGGCCCAGCTGTGGCGGCTGTCGCTTCGATTGCTGGTGCGCAGGTAGCTCACCAACAGGTGACGGCCGCAGAACACGTACAGCGGGAAGTAACAATGGTGATCGTAGTAGGCGTTAAAGAACTTGCCGGGCTGGTCGCCATGCACTGGAATGTCAGTGCCATCAAAATCCAGCACAATTTCCTTGGGTGGAGTCTCGTGCTGTTCAATGAAGTGATGCCACAGCAGTTCGTGGGCGTTGATCACCGCCTGCCGGTCCACGCGCTGTTCCATCCGGCACAAGGTCGATTTGCCCGCCAGAATGGCATCTTCACCGGTTGCGGTCTGAAGTGCCTGATCAGCGCGTAGCGCCTCGTGATCGTTGAGGTCTTCGTACCCGGCAGCCACGCCAAAGACCCGCTGCCGGACCATGGTTTGAAGCTTGTGGCGAACCAGCACGGGATTACGGGCATCGTCCAGCACCGTAGCCAGGCGCTGAGTGAGCTGGTGTTGTTTGTCGACTTCGCGAAGCAGGAGCAATCCGGCATCGGAGGTGATGTGGCCACCGGAGAAATCGGCTTCAATTTGGCGGCGAGAGAGTGGCGAGAAGGTCAGTTTTTCAGGTACCATTTCGGATAGCGGCTGTTGGTGCTTAGTGAACGGTGTAAGGTCCTGAAATTATACCGCTTTCAGCCGCTTTCTTTTATCCCCTCGTGAGAAATCCGGGTTAGACCCAGAGTCCTCGGGCAAACGCTCGGTTTTCTTTAACAAGCCGAGCAAAGCCATAGAACCATCTTCGGTAGGAGTTGCAAGTGCACAGTGAAAGCGTCCTCAGGGCAACCTTTACCATCCTGTTTTCGTTCCTCGCTGTAGCTTGTTCCTCGGAGCCCCGCGAGTACGACTTTGCCGTTTCTGTTGCGGGTGGGCCGCAGGGATGGCCAGTTTGGGTAGAAGATATTTCCTTCGATGAAACGTGGAGTGCCCGTGGCGGGGCACTCCGTGGCGGTTATGATCGCGTGCCCCCCGGGGGAGCTATTGTGGGTATAAGCCCTAAACCTGCCCCCAGCACCGTGCACGCCCGCTGGTTTTCTTTCCGAACCCAAACGTTCTATGAGGTCACCTTCTCGCTACCCGAGGATCTTGATGGCAAGCTGCGCAAATGGTACCGAGACTATCCGCTTGATGACTACAACCATACTCTGATCGTTGGGTTTTCGGGTAAAGGCGAAGCACTTGCCTGGTGGGAGGCGTTCTGTAACACCTGCAATTATGATCGCAGCCACGATTTCCACACGCCACTGGCTGAAGACGTTGTCGCTGAAATTGTCGAAGGTGATCCTGGCCGCTACAACGTCAGAACTCGCGATTATGTAGAGGAAGGAATTATTCCGCCACCACCAGCCTGGCTCAGCCGTCGGGCTGATGGTGATGCAGTAAATTGAGAAGTAACTACTCAGGTTAACGGAATTGTGATTCGGGGAGGGTGAGTGCGCAATAACACGGTTCTCAGAATCGGGGTGATTATCCTGCTGTCGCTTTTAGTCACAGCCTGCTCATCGGAACCCCGAAAGTACGACTTCGCCGTGTCCGTGGCGGGAGGGCCTGAAGGGTGGCCCGTGTGGGTTGAAGAAGTAATCGTTGATCAATCCTGGAGAGTGCCGGCTGGTGGAATTGAGCACGGCTTTGATCAACATCCTCCAATGGGCGGTGTGGCCGTATTGGGTCCCAAACCGGCGCCCAGCAAAATCTATGCCCGTTGGTTTTCCCACCGGACCGAAAAGTTTTACGAGGTTACCCTATCGTTGCCGGAGGACCTAGATGACAAGTTGCGTAAGTGGTATCGGGACTACCCGCGTAATGATTATATCCATACCTTGATTGTCGGATTTTCCGGTAAGGGAGAGGCACTGGGTTGGTGGGAGGCTTTCTGTAATACCTGCAACTACGATCGCAGCAACGATTTCAGCACGCCATTGGTCGAGAATGTTAAGGGAGAAGTCGTTGACGGAGACCCTGGCCGCTACAACGTAAGAACTGGAGAGCACGTGGAGAGGGGAACCATTCCGCCGCCACCGATGTGGTTGATTCGTCAGTCAGATGGCGACGCAGGAAATTGAGAAGCAACCTCTCTATGAAGTTACCCTCTCGCTGCCCGAGGATCTTGATGACAAGTTGCGTAAGTGGTATCGAGACTACCCGCTTGAAGACAGCAACCATACTCTGATTGTTGGGTTTTCGGGTAAGGGGGAAGCTCTTGCTTGGTGGAAAGCGTTCTGCTCTACCTGCAACTATGATCGCAGCCACGATTTCCACACGCCGCTGATCGAGAACGTCCAAGCCGAAGTGGTTGAAGGGGATCCGAGCGGCTACCGATTGCAAACTCAGGAGTTGATTGATGAGGGAAGTATGCCGTCGCCGTGGTAGCCACCCATTGGCAGCACCATAGGGTTAGCTAGTGCGCGACAAAACCAATGCAGGGGCCACCCATCGGTCCCAATGAGTAAGTTTGGATGGAGAACAGGCTGCCCTTTGCCAAACAATCCACGTAGCATGCGATTTGTCGCTTCTACCCAGATACCCCCGCAAACTCCCGAACATCCTGCAAAAAACCGATCTACCTGCTCCTCCGAGGTCGACCAGGAGCACATCAGCCGGGAACAGCCGCCAATAAAGTTGTAGAGCTTCCACCCTTTCGCTCTCAGCGCAGCCTGGGTCGTTTCCGGTAAATCCACAAACACACCATTGGCTTGCCTGGGGTAACGCAGGGATACGCCGTCAATACCGCGCAATCCGTGCTCCAGCCGTTCGGCACAGGCATTGGCGTGCCTGGCATTTTTTAGCCAGGTATCGTCCGTGAGCAGTCCGCACCAGGGGGCTGAGATATAGCGCATCTTTGAGGCGAGTTGTCCCGCCTGTTTACAGCGCCATTCAAAGTCTTCGGCCAGTTTACGGTTGAAGAAAATGACCGTTTCACCCAGGGCCAGGCCATTCTTGGTGCCGGAGAAACAGAGCACGTCGACACCCGCTTTCCAGGTGATTTCAGAAGGGTGCACGTCCAGCGCCGCTACCGCGTTGGCAAAGCGCGCGCCATCCATATGAATGTTCAGGCTATGGCGGTCGGCCACTGCGCGCAGCGCACGGAGTTCTTTTGGGGAATAAAGGGTACCCACTTCCGTTGCCTGGGTGATGCTCAGGGCCTTGGGTTTGGGATAGTGAATATCGCTGCGTTTGGTGACAAGGTGTTCCACGCTTTCCGGGGTCAGCTTGCCGTTGGCACCGGTACCCAGCAACAGTTTTGCCCCGTTGGAGGCGTATTCCGGGCCGCCGCATTCATCGGTCTCGATGTGGGCCAGTTCGTGGCAGATGACACTGTGGAAGGACCGTCCGATGGACGCCAGAGCGAGCGAGTTTGCGGCTGTGCCATTGAACACGAAGTAAACGTCGCAGTCGGTATCAAATACTTCGCGTAGTTGGTCTGCCGCTTTAGCTGTCCAGCTGTCTTCGCCGTAGGCAGGTTCGTCCTTCTGATTGGCCTGCTCCATGGCGTTCCAGGCCTGGGGGCAGATACCGCTGTAATTATCGCTGGCGAATTGCTCCGAGTCTGACATTGGTTCTCCCGAAAATATTTTGGGTGAATATTCACCCATTATTGGTTTTATTGTGGGTGGTTAGCCACCCAATGTTCTTCGTCTATTTGTCTAATAAGAAACCAATCTATTGTTTTGTAAGTATTTTTACTAACTGGCCTGGCCCTTGCTGATAGCGCCCCCAGCGAGGCCGGGCAGGTCTCATCAGCACCCAACCAAGAAGATAAATCGGGAGCATTTCTTATGAAACTTCAAACCATTCTGGCGGCTGCGATCGCCTCCTCCGTTGTTGCTGGCCCTGTGATTGCCCAGGATCGTGCCGGCTGGCCTGAGAGCTTTACCGTTGGCACGGCAAGCCAGGGCGGCACCTACTTTGCCTATGGCTCCGGCTGGGCAAATTTCGTGGCGGAGAATCTGGGGGTGTCTGGTGGTGCTGAAATCACCGGTGGCCCGGTTCAGAACATGGCGCTGGTTCACACCGGAGATCTGAAGTTTGGCCTGACCACCATGGGCCCGGCCCGTGAGTCCATGGAAGGCGAGAGCCCGCTGGCCCCGGGCATGAAGATGGACAACGTGTGTGCCATGTTCCCGATGTATGAAACCCCGTTCTCCATTGCCACGCTGTCCAGCTCCGGTATCACCAGCGTCTCCGAGATTCCGGACGGCGCCACCATTGGTTTCGGGCCGGCCGGTTCCACCTCAGATACCTACTTCCCGCGCATGATGGAAACGCTGGGCGTCAAGTTCGAGCGCCGTAACGGCAGCTGGTCAGACCTCGGTGGCCAGCTTCAGGACGGTCTGATTGATGTGGTGGCCTTCGCTGCCGGTATTCCCATTCCGGCGGTCAGCCAGCTGGAAGTGCAGACCGACGTTAACGTGATTGGCATGAACGATGACGAAGCCAAGAAGATCGTCGATAACTTCCCGGTGTCTGAATTCGTGATTCCGGCCAGCACCTACCAGTCCCTGGATGCTCCGTCCCGTGTGGTCTCCATGTGGAACTTCGCCATGGTGAACTGCGATATGCCGGAAAGCTTTGTGTATGAAATCACCAAGCTGACCATGGAGAACAACGACAAGATGGTGTCGATCCATAAGGCAGCGCGCAACTCCGTCCCCGAGAACTACACCAAGAACAAGGTACTGCCCTGGCATCCGGGTGCAGCACGCTGGTTCAACGAGAACGGCTATCCCATCGAAGACGCAGCCATCAAGCAGTAATGAACCTGGCCGAAGGGTCGCCTGATGACCCTTCGGCATCCGGTCGATACCGATTCACCGCCTCTCAGACAGGCAGGACTTATCATGACCAAAGAACAATCCCATGCCGGCGGCGAAACGCAGTTGGCAGAAAACCTGACGGTCAATGAAGACCATGTATTGGCCCACAATGTGGATGAAGAACCGGTAGAGGCGAACCGTCGCCTGTACACCGGTATTTTGCTGAAGTTCGTGGTGTTGCTGGCGATTGCCTATTCGGCGTTTCACCTCTACACCCTGAACGTGTCGCCCATGGAAACCTGGTCCTTTCGTATTGTGCACGTGGCCGGTGCCCTGGTGTTGGGCTTTATCCTGTTTGCCGGTGCCCGCTTCGTTTCCGGTGAAGAAGGTGCCGCACGGCATCGCTGGACCACCTGGTTTGCGGCGGTGGCACTGATTCCAGCGCTCTATGCGCTGTACCAGACTTACGCGTTTCACCAGATGATTCTGGGTGGCACCCTGCGTATTCCCGCGGAACTGGAAACCTGGCATTTTGGCTGGCCGCTGCTGGCGGCTTCCGGTGTGGGTATTGTCATGAGCTGGTTCCACCAGCGCGACCGTGCCCGGTTCAGCGTGCCGGATCTGGTTCTCATTATCTGCTCCGTTGCGGTTGCTGCCTACCTGCTGGTGGTGTTCAACACCTCCATGCGGATGACCACCGGCACAGCGTTCGCCCCCGTGGGTATCTCTTTCGCCGCCGTGGCCGGTACCGCGCTGATTATGGAGCTTACCCGCCGGGTAGCCGGTATGGCTCTGGTGGTGATTGCGCTGGTGTTTCTGGCCTACGTCTTCGCCGGCCCCTACCTTCCGGGCTTTCTGGGGTATCCCGGGTTGTCGGTTCAGCGCTTCTTCAGCCAGGTGTATACCGATGCCGGTATTCTCGGGCCGACCACGGCAGTGTCTTCCACCTACATTATTTTGTTCATTATCTTTGCCGCGTTTCTGCAGGCGTCGAAGGTAGGTGACTACTTTGTGAATTTCGCCTTTGCAGCGGCTGGCCGGTCCCGGGGTGGTCCCGCCAAAGTCTCCATTTTCGCCTCTGGCCTGATGGGTATGATCAACGGCACCAGTGCCGGGAACGTGGTATCCACTGGTTCCCTGACCATCCCCTTGATGAAGCGGGTTGGCTACAGCAAGGAATCCGCC from the Marinobacter sp. LQ44 genome contains:
- a CDS encoding DUF2931 family protein: MHSESVLRATFTILFSFLAVACSSEPREYDFAVSVAGGPQGWPVWVEDISFDETWSARGGALRGGYDRVPPGGAIVGISPKPAPSTVHARWFSFRTQTFYEVTFSLPEDLDGKLRKWYRDYPLDDYNHTLIVGFSGKGEALAWWEAFCNTCNYDRSHDFHTPLAEDVVAEIVEGDPGRYNVRTRDYVEEGIIPPPPAWLSRRADGDAVN
- a CDS encoding TAXI family TRAP transporter solute-binding subunit, with product MKLQTILAAAIASSVVAGPVIAQDRAGWPESFTVGTASQGGTYFAYGSGWANFVAENLGVSGGAEITGGPVQNMALVHTGDLKFGLTTMGPARESMEGESPLAPGMKMDNVCAMFPMYETPFSIATLSSSGITSVSEIPDGATIGFGPAGSTSDTYFPRMMETLGVKFERRNGSWSDLGGQLQDGLIDVVAFAAGIPIPAVSQLEVQTDVNVIGMNDDEAKKIVDNFPVSEFVIPASTYQSLDAPSRVVSMWNFAMVNCDMPESFVYEITKLTMENNDKMVSIHKAARNSVPENYTKNKVLPWHPGAARWFNENGYPIEDAAIKQ
- a CDS encoding TRAP transporter permease, with product MTKEQSHAGGETQLAENLTVNEDHVLAHNVDEEPVEANRRLYTGILLKFVVLLAIAYSAFHLYTLNVSPMETWSFRIVHVAGALVLGFILFAGARFVSGEEGAARHRWTTWFAAVALIPALYALYQTYAFHQMILGGTLRIPAELETWHFGWPLLAASGVGIVMSWFHQRDRARFSVPDLVLIICSVAVAAYLLVVFNTSMRMTTGTAFAPVGISFAAVAGTALIMELTRRVAGMALVVIALVFLAYVFAGPYLPGFLGYPGLSVQRFFSQVYTDAGILGPTTAVSSTYIILFIIFAAFLQASKVGDYFVNFAFAAAGRSRGGPAKVSIFASGLMGMINGTSAGNVVSTGSLTIPLMKRVGYSKESAGAVEAAASTGGQIMPPIMGAGAFIMAEITGIPYTEIAIAAIIPAILYFASVYFMVDFEAKKLGMRGMREDELPNLRLMLRQVYLFVPIIILIVALFQGYSVIRAGTLATISAAVVSWISPNKMGLRQILHAFEIAAYMSIQIIVVCAAAGVIVGVISLTGVGARFSVLLLDVAAHSHLLALVFAMFISILLGMGMPTTAAYAVAASVVAPGLVQLGIEPLTAHFFVFYFAVVSAITPPVALASYAAAGISGANAMSTSVASFRIGIAAFIVPFMFFYNSALLMEGGWFEIGRALITATFGVYLLSAGVLGWFARSSAPVLVRLLLVAAALLTIEGGLWTDLAGIALAVIAMLIQRKRAPALAAA
- a CDS encoding T6SS phospholipase effector Tle1-like catalytic domain-containing protein, giving the protein MPWNQWQLSRGMGGRLRLESVATLVWNTQSGKTLRLGVFFDGTGNHRGNDQILANRDVTNVAKLYDLYRDDGLGSNYRRIYVNGPGTIDGQHTPNGFEASEDLMGLGLGIGPEGGHDRIEFAIRRMRRDIFAGDYEEVVFDVFGFSRGAALARHFVNLINEQPETVLLPQFKGASLFAPMLGVKSVSAFPPGVKARVNFVGLFDTVGSFYLPGDNANLDFNLNLSPSSAERVVHLTAHHEIRKNFPLSSIMDGNGSGPSHFTEIAVPGAHSDVGGGYENPDKGFENIEKIVLGIHSGLADGGHTQRTAIPQLEAQYARPGRTVVAVPQPNGDIHVQERRRTRKELAIYNLHRMHGLAVQAEVPLGGLDLTDIDHALPSALQSAIASWQSAGGSLETSRDYLHGFIHTSHSIYKFGLARISHRSPASLADCAGYRHYRSFAAEID
- a CDS encoding DUF2931 family protein; its protein translation is MRNNTVLRIGVIILLSLLVTACSSEPRKYDFAVSVAGGPEGWPVWVEEVIVDQSWRVPAGGIEHGFDQHPPMGGVAVLGPKPAPSKIYARWFSHRTEKFYEVTLSLPEDLDDKLRKWYRDYPRNDYIHTLIVGFSGKGEALGWWEAFCNTCNYDRSNDFSTPLVENVKGEVVDGDPGRYNVRTGEHVERGTIPPPPMWLIRQSDGDAGN
- a CDS encoding IS1380 family transposase, encoding MVPEKLTFSPLSRRQIEADFSGGHITSDAGLLLLREVDKQHQLTQRLATVLDDARNPVLVRHKLQTMVRQRVFGVAAGYEDLNDHEALRADQALQTATGEDAILAGKSTLCRMEQRVDRQAVINAHELLWHHFIEQHETPPKEIVLDFDGTDIPVHGDQPGKFFNAYYDHHCYFPLYVFCGRHLLVSYLRTSNRSDSRHSWAILALLVKFIRQYWPDTRIVFRGDSGFYRPRLLSWCDRNNVDYLVGISKNSRLLKEVDVPSMLVRRAHGELGEKVSATYRFQYQAHTWKYPRWVVARLEEGEFGSNPRFVISSRYDDGLKLYYEQYCARGDMENRIKDQQLCLFADRTSSTRWWTNQWRLLLSGFAYTLFERLRAHLKKTPFERMSASNLRLKLIKVGAVIIRNTRRIRVLMSDAYPYKDELSDLVRQLVPG